The following are from one region of the Osmerus mordax isolate fOsmMor3 chromosome 1, fOsmMor3.pri, whole genome shotgun sequence genome:
- the patz1 gene encoding POZ (BTB) and AT hook-containing zinc finger 1 isoform X2 gives MEKIVEQSWNSSYTYQVSKHSAEMLHNLNIQRKDGGRFCDVILRVGEESFPAHKAVLAACSEYFESVFGCQTEGDSEAKELEMHTISPKVFKDILDFAYTSKIVVRLECFPELMTAAKFLLMRSVIEICQEVIKQSNVQILVPPSRGGDSSLFHSGAPDLGFQATQQDMPNGTEMLSNGSIFSNIGQPHNLDGNSDTSVVGSPSSTMPVLHPAGLLPVSPSSEMTGNHFQEDVSPGSKRGRGRPKKGTVMEPIHFNHSTPKDNGLFPCRICGKAFTEATRLRNHEAQHGASTGGVNSSSDTLPAADGPMLISQSQPGLLENGISMHGIEDNSRKRERTRRHVGCDICGKVFRDVYHLNRHKLSHSGEKPYACHVCGLRFKRKDRMSYHVRSHDGSVGKPYVCQSCGKGFSRPDHLNGHIKQVHTTERPHKCQICNASFATRDRLRSHLACHEDKIPCQICGKFLRAAYMTDHLKKHSEGTHNYCGICNKALLTHIFYPMPNSLSKGVVVRPQIFRLLSSKTFVEN, from the exons ATGGAGAAAATAGTGGAACAGTCTTGGAATTCTTCCTACACCTACCAGGTGAGCAAGCATAGCGCGGAGATGCTACACAACCTTAACATTCAGAGGAAAGATGGAGGCAGGTTTTGCGATGTGATCTTGCGCGTCGGTGAAGAGAGCTTTCCTGCCCACAAGGCGGTACTGGCCGCGTGTAGTGAGTACTTCGAATCGGTCTTTGGCTGTCAAACAGAGGGCGACAGCGAGGCAAAGGAGCTTGAAATGCATACCATAAGCCCTAAAGTTTTTAAAGACATTCTAGACTTTGCTTACACTTCTAAGATTGTGGTACGCCTGGAATGCTTCCCCGAGTTGATGACAGCAGCCAAGTTTCTGTTAATGCGATCAGTCATCGAGATATGTCAGGAGGTAATAAAACAGTCTAACGTACAAATTCTTGTTCCACCTTCACGAGGAGGGGACTCCAGCTTGTTCCATTCAGGAGCCCCGGATTTGGGCTTCCAAGCGACTCAACAGGATATGCCAAATGGTACTGAAATGTTATCAAATGGCTCAATTTTTTCTAACATTGGACAACCGCACAACTTGGATGGAAACAGTGATACGTCAGTGGTCGGTAGCCCTTCGTCAACAATGCCAGTTTTGCACCCTGCTGGTCTTTTGCCAGTGTCTCCATCATCAGAGATGACGGGGAATCATTTTCAAGAGGATGTCTCGCCTGGATCTAAACGAGGCAGAGGGCGGCCAAAGAAAGGGACAGTCATGGAGCCTATACATTTTAATCACAGCACCCCTAAAGACAATGGCTTATTTCCTTGTAGAATTTGTGGGAAAGCATTTACAGAGGCGACACGCTTAAGAAACCACGAAGCACAGCATGGAGCATCCACCGGTGGTGTAAACAGTAGCAGCGATACCTTGCCCGCTGCAGACGGCCCTATGTTGATATCTCAATCACAACCAGGTCTGTTGGAAAATGGAATATCCATGCACGGCATCGAAGATAACAGTCGTAAACGTGAAAGGACGAGACGTCACGTTGGTTGTGACATTTGTGGGAAAGTTTTTCGTGATGTTTACCACCTGAACCGACACAAGCTTTCTCATTCCGGAGAAAAGCCATACGCGTGTCATGTATGCGGCCTTCGTTTCAAACGCAAGGACAGAATGTCATACCATGTGAGGTCACACGATGGCTCCGTAGGCAAACCTTACGTGTGTCAAAGCTGTGGGAAAGGGTTTTCAAG GCCAGACCATCTGAATGGACACATCAAACAAGTTCACACAACAGAGAGACCCCACAAGTGCCAG ATCTGTAATGCCTCCTTTGCCacgagagacagactgagatcCCACCTGGCATGCCATGAGGACAAGATCCCCTGCCAGATTTGTGGCAAATTCCTCCGGGCTGCATATATGACCGACCACCTCAAGAAACACAGTGAAGGAACTCACAATTACTGTGGCATATGCAACAAAG CATTACTAACCCACATTTTTTATCCAATGCCAAACAGTTTGTCTAAAGGGGTTGTAGTAAGGCCACAAATATTCAGACTATTGAGTTCTAAAACTTTTGTTGAAAATTAG